From Lysobacter auxotrophicus, the proteins below share one genomic window:
- a CDS encoding 5-(carboxyamino)imidazole ribonucleotide synthase: protein MTTVGILGGGQLARMLALSGAPLGLRFLVMDNVADACAGQFAPMVVGDYRDDATLTEFASRVDVATFDFENVPAESAQWLSERVPVFPNPGALATAQDRLAEKTLFRELGIPVPPFAPIDTRDQLDAALAEIGTPCILKTRRLGYDGKGQFRIKTLADADAAWDALGAQAPKVGLILEGFVHFQRELSVVAVRGRDGEFRAWPLTENWHVDGVLSASLAPARVDTALGEIAYDYARRLADAMDYVGVFALELFCRDGELLANELAPRVHNSGHWTIEGSETSQFQNHLRAVLGLPLGDTRMVGLACMLNWIGQMPDALPMLREPGGHWHDYGKLPRAGRKVGHATLRADEAGALAMSLERVGAALGREAQVAPVIAALR from the coding sequence TGACGACGGTCGGCATCCTCGGCGGCGGCCAGCTCGCGCGCATGCTCGCGCTGTCGGGCGCACCGCTCGGCCTGCGCTTCCTGGTGATGGACAACGTCGCCGACGCGTGCGCGGGGCAGTTCGCGCCGATGGTCGTGGGCGACTACCGCGATGACGCCACGCTCACCGAGTTCGCATCGCGCGTGGACGTGGCGACGTTCGATTTCGAGAACGTGCCGGCCGAATCGGCGCAGTGGCTGAGCGAGCGCGTGCCGGTGTTCCCGAACCCGGGCGCGCTGGCGACCGCGCAGGATCGCCTGGCCGAGAAGACGCTGTTCCGCGAACTGGGCATCCCGGTGCCGCCGTTCGCGCCGATCGACACGCGCGATCAGCTCGACGCCGCGCTGGCCGAGATCGGCACGCCGTGCATCCTCAAGACGCGCCGCCTGGGCTACGACGGCAAGGGCCAGTTCCGCATCAAGACGCTGGCCGATGCCGATGCCGCGTGGGACGCGCTCGGTGCGCAGGCGCCGAAGGTCGGGCTGATCCTGGAAGGCTTCGTGCACTTCCAGCGGGAGCTGTCGGTGGTTGCCGTGCGCGGCCGCGACGGCGAATTCCGCGCATGGCCGCTCACCGAGAACTGGCACGTCGATGGCGTGCTCTCGGCGAGTCTTGCGCCGGCGCGCGTGGACACCGCGCTCGGCGAGATCGCCTACGACTACGCGCGCCGCCTGGCCGACGCGATGGATTACGTCGGGGTGTTCGCGCTCGAACTGTTCTGCCGCGATGGCGAACTGCTCGCCAACGAGCTTGCGCCGCGCGTGCACAACTCCGGCCACTGGACGATCGAAGGCAGCGAGACGAGCCAGTTCCAGAACCACCTGCGCGCAGTGCTCGGCCTGCCGCTCGGCGACACGCGCATGGTCGGGCTGGCGTGCATGCTCAACTGGATCGGGCAGATGCCCGACGCGCTGCCGATGCTGCGCGAACCCGGCGGCCACTGGCACGACTACGGCAAGCTGCCGCGCGCCGGCCGCAAGGTCGGCCACGCCACGCTGCGCGCCGACGAGGCGGGTGCGCTCGCGATGTCGCTGGAGCGCGTGGGTGCCGCCCTGGGGCGCGAGGCGCAGGTGGCGCCGGTGATCGCGGCGCTGCGCTGA